One window of the Daphnia pulex isolate KAP4 chromosome 8, ASM2113471v1 genome contains the following:
- the LOC124200861 gene encoding angiotensin-converting enzyme-like isoform X2 produces the protein MRFTAFVVICCCASFNYARDLKTDQLTGEYAVLRSKRSIVEDEALAREFLSAHNVKSSEMCYNTNVAEWRFASDITDENERLKLEQSLVAARFEKEAWKNITSFNWKPFTDPDLKRKFKLLSVLGPSALPEGKLTQYRKTIDAMEKIYSTAKICSFTNPGDCGMNLDPEITEKMSKSRNFDELKHVWQQWHEQSGGKMRDHYEKFVELSNEAARMNNFSDTGAYWLRNYESDTFKEDIEGLWQTIRPFYLQLHAYVRAKLRAHYGEDKVPKNQPIPAHLLGNMWAQSWGNIDDLVTPYPGKTSIDVTPEMLKQGYTPKKMFEMSEEFFTSMGLLPTPPEFWSGSIIEKLVGKEMVCHASAWDFCNGKDFRIKQCTKVTMEDFIVVHHEMGHIQYFLQYKNLPLVYRDGANSGFHEAVGDSLALSVQTTKHLKEIGLLDKSTPQDHEATINYLLSTALEKIAFFPFAYIMDKWRWDVFDGSVKSTDYNGHWWKLREKYQGIRSPVTRSENDFDPGAKYHIAANVEYIRYFVSFVIQFQFYKSLCMTAGQYDPHNPSQPLHECDFYRNKEAGAKLGTMLAMGASRPWPEAMRAVTGQDRMDASAFREYFKPLEVWLIAKNKELGEPVGWDSDQ, from the exons ATGCGTTTCACTGCGTTCGTCGTCATTTGCTGCTGTGCCAGTTTTAATTATGCCCGTGATCTCAAGACAGACCAACT GACTGGTGAGTATGCGGTGCTACGGTCGAAAAGGTCAATCGTGGAAGACGAAGCCCTTGCTAGGGAGTTCCTGTCAGCCCACAATGTAAAATCTTCCGAAATGTGTTACAATACTAACGTTGCGGAGTGGAGATTCGCTTCGGACATCACCGACGAGAACGAACGACTCAAA TTGGAGCAAAGTTTAGTTGCCGCTCGTTTTGAGAAAGAAGCTTGGAAGAATATCACCAGTTTCAATTGGAAACCGTTCACTGACCCCGATTTGAAACGCAAATTTAAACTCTTATCCGTTTTGGGCCCTTCTGCCCTCCCAGAGGGTAAACTAACGCAG TACCGCAAAACAATTGACGCCATGGAGAAGATTTACAGCACGGCCAAAATCTGTTCCTTCACTAATCCGGGCGATTGCGGAATGAATCTCGATCCTG aaattacgGAGAAAATGAGCAAAAGTCGTAACTTTGACGAGTTGAAACATGTTTGGCAGCAGTGGCACGAACAGAGTGGCGGTAAAATGCGGGATCATTACGAAAAATTCGTCGAACTCAGCAACGAAGCCGCTCGAATGAATA ATTTCAGCGACACGGGAGCTTATTGGCTACGGAATTACGAGTCGGACACATTCAAGGAAGATATCGAGGGACTGTGGCAGACCATCAGACCGTTTTACCTTCAACTTCACGCCTACGTCCGGGCCAAACTCCGAGCTCATTACGGAGAAGACAAGGTCCCCAAAAATCAACCCATACCCGCACATCTTCTGGGCAATATGTGGGCCCAATCCTGGGGGAATATCGACGACTTGGTTACGCCATATCCAGGGAAAACTTCCATCGATGTCACTCCTGAGATGTTGAAGCAA GGTTACACcccaaagaaaatgtttgaaatgtcgGAAGAATTCTTCACCTCGATGGGTTTGCTGCCGACTCCGCCCGAATTTTGGAGCGGATCCATCATCGAGAAACTGGTGGGTAAGGAAATGGTGTGTCACGCTTCTGCTTGGGACTTTTGCAACGGCAAGGATTTCAGGATCAAGCAATGCACCAAGGTCACCATGGAAGACTTTATTGTCGTCCATCACGAAATGGGACACATCCAGTACTTTTTACAGTACAAAAATCTTCCGCTAGTCTACAGGGACGGAGCCAATTCTG GTTTTCACGAAGCTGTAGGCGATTCTCTAGCCCTCTCTGTCCAGACCACCAAACA TCTTAAGGAAATCGGATTATTAGACAAATCAACACCCCAAGATCACGAAGCGACCATCAATTACCTATTGTCGACAGCTTTGGAAAAAATCGCCTTTTTCCCATTTGCGTACATCATGGACAAGTGGCGCTGGGATGTGTTTGACGGGTCCGTTAAATCGACCGATTACAATGGTCATTGGTGGAAGCTTCg TGAGAAGTACCAAGGCATCAGATCGCCAGTAACAAGATccgaaaatgatttcgatcCCGGAGCAAAGTATCATATTGCAGCCAACGTCGAGTACATTAG GTATTTTGTGAGCTTCGTTATCCAGTTCCAGTTTTACAAATCCCTGTGCATGACAGCCGGACAATATGATCCGCACAATCCATCCCAACCACTTCACGAGTGCGACTTCTACAGGAACAAAGAAGCAGGAGCCAAATTAGG AACGATGTTGGCTATGGGAGCTTCCCGACCTTGGCCAGAAGCGATGCGAGCCGTCACGGGACAAGATCGCATGGACGCCAGCGCTTTCCGTGAATATTTTAAGCCCCTGGAGGTGTGGCTGATAGCCAAGA
- the LOC124200861 gene encoding angiotensin-converting enzyme-like isoform X1, translating into MRFTAFVVICCCASFNYARDLKTDQLTGEYAVLRSKRSIVEDEALAREFLSAHNVKSSEMCYNTNVAEWRFASDITDENERLKLEQSLVAARFEKEAWKNITSFNWKPFTDPDLKRKFKLLSVLGPSALPEGKLTQYRKTIDAMEKIYSTAKICSFTNPGDCGMNLDPEITEKMSKSRNFDELKHVWQQWHEQSGGKMRDHYEKFVELSNEAARMNSTYVQMLFVIVANALYFLLTDFSDTGAYWLRNYESDTFKEDIEGLWQTIRPFYLQLHAYVRAKLRAHYGEDKVPKNQPIPAHLLGNMWAQSWGNIDDLVTPYPGKTSIDVTPEMLKQGYTPKKMFEMSEEFFTSMGLLPTPPEFWSGSIIEKLVGKEMVCHASAWDFCNGKDFRIKQCTKVTMEDFIVVHHEMGHIQYFLQYKNLPLVYRDGANSGFHEAVGDSLALSVQTTKHLKEIGLLDKSTPQDHEATINYLLSTALEKIAFFPFAYIMDKWRWDVFDGSVKSTDYNGHWWKLREKYQGIRSPVTRSENDFDPGAKYHIAANVEYIRYFVSFVIQFQFYKSLCMTAGQYDPHNPSQPLHECDFYRNKEAGAKLGTMLAMGASRPWPEAMRAVTGQDRMDASAFREYFKPLEVWLIAKNKELGEPVGWDSDQ; encoded by the exons ATGCGTTTCACTGCGTTCGTCGTCATTTGCTGCTGTGCCAGTTTTAATTATGCCCGTGATCTCAAGACAGACCAACT GACTGGTGAGTATGCGGTGCTACGGTCGAAAAGGTCAATCGTGGAAGACGAAGCCCTTGCTAGGGAGTTCCTGTCAGCCCACAATGTAAAATCTTCCGAAATGTGTTACAATACTAACGTTGCGGAGTGGAGATTCGCTTCGGACATCACCGACGAGAACGAACGACTCAAA TTGGAGCAAAGTTTAGTTGCCGCTCGTTTTGAGAAAGAAGCTTGGAAGAATATCACCAGTTTCAATTGGAAACCGTTCACTGACCCCGATTTGAAACGCAAATTTAAACTCTTATCCGTTTTGGGCCCTTCTGCCCTCCCAGAGGGTAAACTAACGCAG TACCGCAAAACAATTGACGCCATGGAGAAGATTTACAGCACGGCCAAAATCTGTTCCTTCACTAATCCGGGCGATTGCGGAATGAATCTCGATCCTG aaattacgGAGAAAATGAGCAAAAGTCGTAACTTTGACGAGTTGAAACATGTTTGGCAGCAGTGGCACGAACAGAGTGGCGGTAAAATGCGGGATCATTACGAAAAATTCGTCGAACTCAGCAACGAAGCCGCTCGAATGAATAGTACATATGTTCAaatgttatttgttattgTCGCCAATGCTTTATACTTTTTGCTTACAGATTTCAGCGACACGGGAGCTTATTGGCTACGGAATTACGAGTCGGACACATTCAAGGAAGATATCGAGGGACTGTGGCAGACCATCAGACCGTTTTACCTTCAACTTCACGCCTACGTCCGGGCCAAACTCCGAGCTCATTACGGAGAAGACAAGGTCCCCAAAAATCAACCCATACCCGCACATCTTCTGGGCAATATGTGGGCCCAATCCTGGGGGAATATCGACGACTTGGTTACGCCATATCCAGGGAAAACTTCCATCGATGTCACTCCTGAGATGTTGAAGCAA GGTTACACcccaaagaaaatgtttgaaatgtcgGAAGAATTCTTCACCTCGATGGGTTTGCTGCCGACTCCGCCCGAATTTTGGAGCGGATCCATCATCGAGAAACTGGTGGGTAAGGAAATGGTGTGTCACGCTTCTGCTTGGGACTTTTGCAACGGCAAGGATTTCAGGATCAAGCAATGCACCAAGGTCACCATGGAAGACTTTATTGTCGTCCATCACGAAATGGGACACATCCAGTACTTTTTACAGTACAAAAATCTTCCGCTAGTCTACAGGGACGGAGCCAATTCTG GTTTTCACGAAGCTGTAGGCGATTCTCTAGCCCTCTCTGTCCAGACCACCAAACA TCTTAAGGAAATCGGATTATTAGACAAATCAACACCCCAAGATCACGAAGCGACCATCAATTACCTATTGTCGACAGCTTTGGAAAAAATCGCCTTTTTCCCATTTGCGTACATCATGGACAAGTGGCGCTGGGATGTGTTTGACGGGTCCGTTAAATCGACCGATTACAATGGTCATTGGTGGAAGCTTCg TGAGAAGTACCAAGGCATCAGATCGCCAGTAACAAGATccgaaaatgatttcgatcCCGGAGCAAAGTATCATATTGCAGCCAACGTCGAGTACATTAG GTATTTTGTGAGCTTCGTTATCCAGTTCCAGTTTTACAAATCCCTGTGCATGACAGCCGGACAATATGATCCGCACAATCCATCCCAACCACTTCACGAGTGCGACTTCTACAGGAACAAAGAAGCAGGAGCCAAATTAGG AACGATGTTGGCTATGGGAGCTTCCCGACCTTGGCCAGAAGCGATGCGAGCCGTCACGGGACAAGATCGCATGGACGCCAGCGCTTTCCGTGAATATTTTAAGCCCCTGGAGGTGTGGCTGATAGCCAAGA